From Providencia sp. R33, a single genomic window includes:
- the aphA gene encoding acid phosphatase AphA: MKKITLTLSAVALALTFTATSQAKIPMPETVSPGVTVVELAQQQPIHWVSIEQIKQSLEGKAPMAVGFDIDDTVLFSSPGFYRGKLEFSPNDFSYLKNQQFWEKMNNEWDKFSMPKQVGIDLVKMHLDRGDTVYFITGRTKTKTETATKYVQEGLAIPADKMQPVIFAGDEPGQNNKVSWMRDHKLTIYYGDADADIAAAHELGIRGVRILRAANSSYQPLPKAGRFGEEVVINSEF, from the coding sequence ATGAAAAAAATAACACTGACGCTGAGTGCGGTTGCATTAGCTTTAACGTTTACGGCAACGTCTCAAGCCAAAATCCCAATGCCAGAAACCGTCAGCCCGGGCGTTACCGTTGTTGAATTAGCACAACAGCAACCTATTCATTGGGTTTCTATTGAACAAATCAAGCAAAGCCTAGAAGGCAAAGCACCAATGGCCGTAGGCTTTGATATCGACGATACAGTGTTATTTTCTAGCCCAGGCTTTTACCGTGGTAAACTTGAGTTTTCCCCAAATGATTTTAGCTATCTGAAAAACCAGCAATTTTGGGAAAAAATGAATAATGAGTGGGACAAATTCAGTATGCCAAAACAAGTGGGTATTGATTTAGTCAAAATGCACTTAGACCGCGGTGATACCGTTTATTTCATCACAGGGCGTACGAAGACAAAAACTGAAACTGCCACTAAGTATGTTCAAGAGGGCTTAGCTATCCCTGCGGATAAAATGCAACCAGTTATTTTTGCTGGCGATGAGCCTGGTCAAAATAATAAAGTAAGCTGGATGCGTGACCACAAACTGACTATCTATTATGGTGATGCAGATGCGGATATCGCAGCGGCTCATGAGTTAGGTATTCGTGGTGTTCGTATTTTACGTGCGGCAAACTCATCTTACCAACCGCTGCCAAAAGCAGGGCGTTTTGGTGAAGAAGTAGTGATTAATTCAGAATTTTAA
- the rluB gene encoding 23S rRNA pseudouridine(2605) synthase RluB, producing the protein MSAKPQNTEKLQKILARSGHGSRREIETFLQAGRISVDGKIATLGDRVEVKASTKIRLDGRLLAIKEAEKEICRVMAYYKPEGELCTRHDPEGRPTVFTRLPKLTGARWIAVGRLDVNTSGLLLFTTDGELANRLMHPSREVEREYAVRVFGEINDAKIRQLTQGVQLEDGPASFKTVSYRGGEGMNQWYNVTLTEGRNREVRRLWESVGVQVSRLIRVRYGDIDLPKGLPRGGWTELGLEQTNYLRELVELPVETESKVAVERDQRRIKANQIRRAVKRHTQVASRPASKRQSSGPTAKRRTRI; encoded by the coding sequence ATGAGCGCTAAACCGCAAAATACAGAGAAATTACAAAAAATCCTTGCTCGTTCTGGGCATGGTTCACGTCGTGAAATCGAAACCTTCCTGCAAGCAGGTCGGATCAGTGTAGACGGTAAAATCGCCACTTTGGGCGACCGTGTCGAAGTCAAAGCATCAACCAAAATTCGTTTAGATGGCCGTTTATTGGCAATCAAAGAAGCTGAAAAAGAAATTTGCCGTGTGATGGCTTATTACAAACCTGAAGGTGAGTTGTGTACACGCCACGACCCTGAAGGGCGCCCAACGGTCTTTACACGTCTGCCAAAACTGACAGGGGCAAGATGGATTGCCGTTGGTCGTCTTGATGTGAATACCAGTGGATTGCTGTTATTTACAACAGACGGCGAGTTAGCTAACCGCTTAATGCACCCAAGTCGTGAAGTTGAACGTGAATACGCAGTGCGTGTTTTTGGCGAAATTAACGATGCAAAAATCCGCCAGTTAACCCAAGGTGTTCAACTCGAAGATGGCCCTGCATCTTTTAAAACCGTCTCTTATCGCGGTGGTGAAGGGATGAACCAATGGTATAACGTCACCTTAACGGAAGGACGTAACCGTGAAGTTCGCCGTTTATGGGAATCCGTAGGCGTACAAGTTAGCCGTTTGATCCGTGTGCGTTATGGTGATATCGATTTACCAAAAGGCCTACCGCGTGGTGGCTGGACTGAGTTAGGTTTAGAACAAACTAACTACCTACGTGAATTAGTTGAGCTGCCAGTTGAAACTGAAAGCAAAGTTGCTGTTGAGCGCGACCAACGTAGAATTAAAGCGAATCAAATTCGCCGTGCCGTGAAACGTCACACGCAAGTGGCTTCACGGCCTGCATCTAAACGCCAATCCTCAGGCCCGACTGCTAAGCGTCGTACACGCATCTAA
- a CDS encoding anthranilate synthase component 1, which translates to MNKQNTTLAHFTYLDSPINYQPDPTLLFNHLCHAVPSTMLLESAEINNKANLQSLLIVNSALRIRAFGQRVEIEALTLNGQALLPLLLEQLSALICAHTIETTLLTVTFEQPNAALDEDSRLKAASCLDVLRALPALAQTYSTKPETVFVGGLFAYDLVANFESIPEVKAVNQCPDYCFFVAEHYLVIDHQNQAARIKSCIFNQDTQSLNSVKHRHNEIIASCRPFLPALPLQSEPNFQVTLSKNDQEYCAIVTSLKEAIYCGDIFQVVPSRKFTMPCSHPLIAYQKLKAQNPSPYMFYMQDQDFTLFGASPESALKYATSDRKVEIYPIAGTRPRGRNAQGDIDLDLDSRIELSMRTDAKELAEHIMLVDLARNDLARICEAGSRYVADLTKVDRYSFVMHLVSHVVGTLRHDLDVFHAYQACMNMGTLTGAPKVKAMQLIAQYEQQRRGSYGGAVGYFNGRGDFDTCIVIRSAYVENGIATVQAGGGVVLDSSPQAEADETRNKARAVIRAIAQAHQVKELF; encoded by the coding sequence ATGAACAAACAAAACACCACATTAGCACATTTTACGTATCTGGATAGCCCAATTAACTATCAGCCAGATCCAACGCTGTTATTCAATCACTTATGTCATGCCGTTCCATCAACCATGTTGCTGGAGTCTGCTGAAATCAACAATAAAGCTAACTTACAAAGTTTATTGATTGTTAACAGTGCGCTACGTATTCGCGCTTTTGGCCAACGTGTCGAAATTGAAGCGTTAACATTAAACGGCCAAGCCTTATTGCCTTTGCTGTTAGAACAACTTTCTGCATTGATTTGTGCTCACACCATTGAAACCACTTTATTGACCGTCACCTTTGAACAACCTAACGCGGCTTTAGATGAAGATAGCCGATTAAAAGCAGCATCATGCTTAGACGTGTTACGTGCATTGCCAGCCTTAGCGCAAACCTATTCCACTAAACCAGAAACCGTATTTGTGGGCGGGTTATTTGCTTATGACCTTGTGGCCAACTTTGAATCTATTCCTGAAGTTAAGGCAGTCAATCAGTGCCCTGATTACTGTTTCTTTGTGGCAGAACACTATTTAGTGATCGACCATCAAAATCAAGCGGCGCGTATAAAAAGTTGCATTTTCAACCAAGACACACAATCGCTAAACTCGGTTAAACATCGTCACAATGAAATTATTGCGTCTTGCCGCCCATTTTTACCTGCGCTGCCTTTGCAAAGTGAGCCTAACTTCCAAGTTACCTTGAGTAAAAATGACCAAGAATATTGCGCTATTGTCACTTCCCTAAAAGAAGCAATTTATTGTGGGGATATCTTCCAAGTAGTGCCATCACGTAAATTCACGATGCCATGTTCGCATCCGCTGATTGCGTATCAAAAACTTAAGGCGCAAAACCCAAGTCCTTATATGTTTTATATGCAAGATCAGGATTTCACGCTGTTTGGTGCATCGCCAGAAAGCGCATTGAAATATGCCACCAGCGACCGAAAAGTGGAAATTTACCCTATCGCGGGTACTCGCCCTCGCGGCCGTAATGCTCAAGGGGATATCGACCTCGATTTAGATAGCAGAATTGAACTTTCAATGCGTACCGATGCAAAAGAATTAGCGGAGCACATCATGCTGGTTGACCTTGCTCGTAATGACCTCGCGCGAATTTGTGAGGCTGGTAGCCGCTATGTAGCAGACTTAACCAAAGTGGATCGTTATTCCTTTGTAATGCATTTAGTTTCTCATGTGGTCGGGACGTTGCGCCACGATTTAGACGTTTTCCATGCTTATCAAGCCTGTATGAATATGGGTACATTAACGGGAGCACCAAAAGTGAAAGCCATGCAATTAATTGCGCAATATGAACAACAGCGTCGTGGCTCCTATGGTGGTGCGGTGGGTTATTTCAATGGTAGAGGCGATTTCGATACCTGTATCGTCATCCGTTCAGCGTATGTCGAAAACGGCATTGCAACCGTGCAGGCAGGCGGTGGTGTCGTTCTGGATTCATCGCCTCAAGCAGAAGCCGATGAAACCCGCAATAAAGCACGCGCGGTGATCCGCGCAATTGCCCAAGCCCATCAAGTGAAGGAGTTATTCTAA
- a CDS encoding two-partner secretion domain-containing protein, which yields MKNDSINNFNVPTLKFKPLFLCVSMIIGSTTIAQAAITPTNGAGVMVQGNGPTVVYINRPSDSGVSHNIYSQFDVDQKGVILNNSAGMSNTTLGGKIGGNGNVAGKRAKVILNEVNSNTATTLNGMIEVAGGKAQVIVANASGITCNNCGFINTNRSTLTTGKVSIDGNGLVNDYNVQQGKISINGNFNSSSPTDLIARSVAINGAVSAQHLNVVAGNNRVNAAGEVVGTTTALGSKPSVGIDVSALGGMYANKISLVATETGVGVSNSGDIISQNGAITLDTAGTVNNINGNINSANTLNVNAAGLTNSGTIAGTKNVNIKAAGTGSVNNDRGRISSLNNDVNISTLGTLSNNNGTIEAQQNVTTLSDSFINDNGAVRATKGNIKVHATNVIYNRDYLTSQNDPNKGFIAGQDVNIDAVRIVNENSNITAGRDATLNVQNSIENMANSKVVAKRRAEINTIYLTQSNSELNAINGRMDLDASVALTNDSLSKIHSGKLLNVNANQLTNSGSIISDNGKSEIKVNMMSNLSGYIKGKNLAITAHSIENQSGLIQAENNLDIQTSHLGNSYSSGFKQVNAKFGLTDQNGGLQTNDGTIKIKGDTLYGIYGSIAANVNNNDAARNDVDIKLKASLNNNYGQITSTNNQKVDVGSLENYSGKMAAGKNMTIESKNRVNNQYGTISSNGTTKVTSPIVTNGTTGTITGNRVVIDAIVNN from the coding sequence ATGAAAAATGATTCAATAAATAATTTCAATGTACCTACATTGAAGTTCAAACCTTTATTTCTGTGTGTATCAATGATTATCGGCTCAACGACAATTGCTCAAGCCGCAATTACACCAACAAATGGTGCCGGTGTTATGGTCCAAGGAAATGGCCCTACTGTTGTTTATATTAATCGACCTTCTGATAGCGGCGTTTCTCACAATATTTATAGCCAATTTGATGTCGACCAAAAAGGCGTTATTTTAAATAATAGTGCAGGTATGTCGAATACCACCCTCGGCGGGAAAATTGGCGGTAATGGGAACGTTGCGGGTAAACGCGCTAAAGTGATCCTAAATGAGGTCAATTCAAATACGGCAACAACCTTAAACGGTATGATTGAAGTCGCTGGCGGTAAAGCACAAGTCATTGTCGCGAATGCGTCAGGTATTACCTGTAATAATTGTGGATTTATCAATACCAACCGCAGTACATTAACCACAGGGAAAGTTTCCATAGATGGTAATGGCTTAGTCAATGACTACAATGTGCAACAAGGGAAAATTTCCATTAATGGCAATTTCAATTCAAGTTCACCTACTGACCTAATTGCGCGTTCAGTCGCTATCAACGGTGCAGTCTCAGCCCAACATTTAAATGTTGTTGCAGGAAATAACCGAGTCAATGCAGCGGGTGAAGTCGTAGGAACAACAACCGCATTAGGAAGCAAACCAAGCGTTGGTATTGACGTTTCTGCTTTAGGCGGGATGTACGCAAATAAAATTTCGTTAGTTGCGACCGAAACAGGCGTCGGCGTTTCAAACTCCGGTGATATTATCTCCCAGAATGGTGCTATTACTCTGGATACTGCGGGTACTGTTAATAATATTAACGGTAATATTAACTCTGCAAATACCCTCAATGTCAATGCAGCTGGCCTGACAAACAGTGGCACGATAGCTGGCACAAAAAACGTCAATATTAAGGCTGCTGGCACCGGTTCCGTTAATAACGACCGTGGCCGCATTAGTTCCCTCAATAATGATGTTAATATCAGCACATTAGGTACATTATCGAATAACAACGGCACCATTGAAGCACAGCAAAATGTGACTACATTATCTGATTCTTTCATTAATGATAATGGTGCTGTGAGAGCGACGAAAGGAAATATTAAAGTTCACGCAACCAATGTTATTTATAACCGTGATTATTTAACTAGTCAAAATGACCCAAATAAAGGGTTTATCGCTGGGCAAGATGTTAATATTGATGCAGTGCGTATTGTAAATGAAAATTCCAATATCACCGCAGGCAGAGATGCCACTTTAAATGTTCAAAACTCGATTGAAAATATGGCAAACAGTAAGGTTGTCGCCAAGCGTCGTGCTGAAATCAACACTATATATTTAACTCAATCTAATTCTGAACTGAATGCCATTAATGGCCGTATGGATCTTGATGCTTCCGTGGCATTAACCAATGATTCACTCTCTAAAATTCATAGTGGTAAACTGCTAAATGTCAATGCAAATCAATTGACTAATTCAGGTTCAATTATTTCTGACAATGGTAAGTCTGAAATCAAAGTGAACATGATGAGTAACCTGTCTGGTTATATCAAAGGCAAAAATTTAGCCATAACTGCGCATTCAATTGAAAATCAATCCGGCCTGATTCAAGCTGAAAATAATTTGGATATTCAAACAAGTCATTTAGGCAACAGTTACAGTTCTGGATTTAAACAAGTGAATGCAAAATTTGGTTTAACAGACCAAAACGGCGGTTTACAAACCAATGATGGCACCATCAAAATTAAAGGTGATACCCTTTATGGCATCTATGGTTCTATTGCTGCAAACGTGAATAACAACGATGCTGCACGTAATGATGTGGATATTAAATTAAAAGCATCGTTGAACAATAATTATGGCCAAATTACGAGTACTAATAACCAGAAAGTTGATGTGGGTTCACTCGAAAACTATTCAGGTAAAATGGCTGCTGGTAAAAATATGACCATTGAGTCAAAAAACCGAGTTAATAACCAGTATGGAACCATTAGTTCTAACGGCACAACTAAAGTCACAAGCCCAATCGTGACAAATGGTACAACAGGAACTATTACTGGTAACCGTGTTGTTATTGATGCAATTGTGAATAACTAA
- the rnm gene encoding RNase RNM, producing MEIGDDITLQPVSTPLLTRYDLHSHTTASDGDLTPEELIERAIEKGINVLAITDHDTCDGLLQARQYLRDNEKPIELVNGVEVSTLWENIEIHIVGLNFSPEHPAMLALLAEQSARREERGIEMGRRLQKAGIEDAWENAQNISGGGQVTRAHFAQYIVKIGKEKTINNVFKRYLSKGKTGYVPATWCSIEAAIEAIHAAGGVAVLAHPSKYQLSNKWLKRVIAHFKAHGGDAMEISHCQQPPNEKQYLAELAKNADLRTSVGSDFHRPCSWIELGRNLWLPNDDQAVWALWSEVKNS from the coding sequence ATGGAAATTGGAGACGATATCACCTTGCAACCTGTGTCGACACCGTTACTCACTCGCTACGACTTACATAGCCATACGACGGCTTCCGATGGGGATTTAACGCCAGAGGAGTTAATCGAGCGGGCGATTGAAAAAGGCATCAATGTTTTAGCGATCACCGACCACGATACGTGCGACGGTTTACTGCAAGCGAGGCAATATTTACGCGATAACGAAAAGCCGATTGAGCTGGTTAATGGTGTTGAGGTTTCAACGCTATGGGAAAATATTGAAATCCATATTGTTGGTTTAAACTTTTCCCCAGAACACCCTGCAATGCTAGCGCTCCTTGCTGAGCAATCGGCTCGGCGCGAAGAGCGTGGAATTGAGATGGGACGGCGCTTACAAAAAGCGGGTATTGAAGACGCGTGGGAGAATGCACAAAACATATCGGGTGGTGGGCAAGTAACACGTGCGCATTTTGCACAATATATCGTGAAAATTGGCAAAGAAAAAACCATCAACAATGTGTTTAAACGCTATTTGTCTAAAGGCAAAACAGGTTATGTGCCTGCAACATGGTGTAGTATTGAAGCTGCCATTGAGGCTATCCATGCCGCAGGTGGCGTGGCCGTTTTAGCTCACCCGTCTAAATACCAGCTTTCAAATAAATGGTTAAAACGGGTTATTGCGCATTTCAAAGCGCATGGTGGCGATGCAATGGAGATTTCCCATTGCCAACAACCTCCTAATGAAAAGCAGTATTTAGCAGAGCTAGCAAAAAACGCCGATTTGCGAACATCTGTGGGTTCTGACTTCCATCGCCCTTGTTCTTGGATTGAATTGGGGCGAAACCTCTGGTTACCGAATGACGACCAAGCGGTTTGGGCGCTGTGGAGTGAGGTAAAAAACAGCTAA
- a CDS encoding L-threonylcarbamoyladenylate synthase gives MSQFFYVHPDNPQARLISQSVEILNKGGVVVYPTDSGYAIGCRLEEKEALQRICRIRQLDANHNFTLMCRDLSELSNYAHVDNTVFRLIKNNTPGNYTFILKATKEVPRRLMNEKRKTIGLRVPSNPIARDLLEAVGEPLMSTSLIMPGDDFTQSDPEEIRDLLDKQVDLVIHGGYIGQKPTTVIDFTDDTPVVARVGTGDPSPFE, from the coding sequence ATGAGCCAGTTTTTTTATGTCCATCCGGATAACCCACAAGCTCGGTTAATCAGCCAAAGTGTTGAGATCCTAAATAAAGGCGGTGTGGTGGTTTATCCTACAGATTCAGGGTATGCCATTGGCTGTCGCTTAGAAGAAAAAGAGGCATTACAGCGAATTTGCCGTATCCGCCAGTTAGATGCTAACCACAATTTTACGTTAATGTGCCGTGATCTTTCTGAGCTTTCTAACTATGCACACGTGGATAATACGGTATTTCGTTTAATTAAGAATAATACCCCAGGTAATTACACGTTTATCTTAAAAGCGACCAAAGAAGTGCCTCGCCGTTTGATGAATGAAAAACGTAAAACAATTGGTTTACGTGTTCCATCAAACCCGATTGCACGAGACTTACTGGAAGCGGTTGGCGAGCCACTGATGTCAACGAGTTTGATTATGCCAGGTGATGATTTTACCCAATCGGATCCAGAAGAAATTCGTGATTTGTTAGATAAACAAGTGGACTTAGTGATCCACGGTGGTTATATCGGCCAGAAACCAACCACAGTCATTGATTTCACTGATGACACTCCGGTTGTGGCACGTGTTGGCACTGGCGATCCATCACCATTTGAATAA